The Clupea harengus chromosome 26, Ch_v2.0.2, whole genome shotgun sequence genome has a segment encoding these proteins:
- the LOC116219769 gene encoding zinc finger protein 502-like — MNLGLPFSSGSNALSQVPLRLTVIKEEEYGPMSTCQDDEGRLISDLHCKTETDFTESLSTSNSELLQTTVEVKKEEDEQELQDCDSPQETSRVFRSPSGTPAESRVDSLRRSQRQAPVLPSQVPRADSDQGGKRGRVETAERPGVSKREWLKRQKDQLNSHKRGGSLRKRSRVSYAEEEEPKDEDRLYCEDCESFYLDECGVHGPPNFIPDIPAPVGVPDRARLTLPPGLVVRESNIPNAGLGVFNQGQTVPRGAHFGPYEGEVTDRDEAIESGYSWMIYKSRHADEYTDAKRETHSNWMRYVNCACDGEEQNLVVFQYRGGIVYRCCKPIAPGEELLVWYAEDYARDLGISFHCLWDIKSSAKGVTASQVFSCTLCPISYTAQIYLHNHIKRIHTVEYIRLLRSGAIRPETLTPFRSSGGSNRHTQKKVTVKSRSTSSKVTHPSSKPGGADGEIRPETLAPASSLSSELCPVVVLKQLCTHTKSHTHTDTHTLSHKRTQHTRTVTHPSSKQEGADGEIRPETMAPASSWSSKLCPVVVLKRLCTHTHSHTHTHHTRTLTHPSSKQEEVDDNRSHHYIHTEEKPYQCTQCGKSFKRKDRLKQHQRIHTGQGPYTCTQCDKSFSSGGALKLHRRIHTGEMPYTCTQCGKSFMRNDRLKQHQCIHTGKRPYTCTQCGKGFTSGSYFKLHQRLHTGERPYHCTECGKTFSESGSLKTHSRIHTGEKPYRCTECGQSFTISSSLTVHQRIHTGERPYICTQCGKTFIREEHFKLHQRVHTGERPYTCTQCGKGFSQVTHLRLHRRIHTGEKPYTCTQCGKSFITGSRLKIHQRLHTGEKPYHCTQCGKSFSRQNKLQLHKRIHTGERPYHCTQCGKTFTAGEDLKKHWRVHTGEKPFHCTECGKSFSERGALKLHRRLHTGEKPYTCTQCGKTFVQKGNLRLHQRIHTGEKPYT; from the exons ATGAATCTTGGGCTGCCGTTTAGCTCTGGCTCTAACGCATTATCCCAGGTACCCCTGAGACTGACAGTGATAAAAGAAGAGGAATATGGACCTATGAGTACATGCCAAGATGACGAGGGAAGGCTCATTTCAGATCTTCACTGTAAAACTGAAACGGACTTCACAGAGTCACTTAGCACCAGTAACAGTGAATTACTGCAGACGACAGTTgaagtgaagaaagaagaggatgAGCAAGAACTCCAAGACTGTGATTCTCCTCAGGAAA cctctcgtgtcttcagatctccctcaGGAACCCCAGCTGAGTCCAGAGTCGATTCTTTGAGGCGCAGCCAGCGTCAAGCTCCTGTCCTGCCGTCTCAG gTTCCCAGAGCGGACTCAGACCAGGGTGGAAAGAGAGGCCGTGTGGAAACAGcagagagaccag gtgtgtcaaagagagagtggttgaaaCGGCAGAAAGACCAGTTGAACAGCCACAAGCGTGGAGGCAGCCTGCGTAAAAGATCTAGAGTGAGCTacgcagaggaagaggagcccaaAGATGAAGATCGCCTCT ACTGTGAGGACTGTGAGTCTTTCTATCTTGATGAGTGTGGGGTCCATGGTCCCCCTAACTTCATCCCTGACATCCCAGCTCCTGTAGGGGTCCCAGACCGGGCCAGACTCACCCTGCCACCCGGACTGGTGGTCAGAGAGTCCAACATCCCAAACGCAGGTCTGGGGGTGTTCAACCAGGGCCAGACGGTGCCCAGAGGGGCACACTTTGGCCCCTATGAGGGAGAGGTGACGGACAGGGACGAGGCCATAGAGAGCGGATACTCCTGGATG ATATACAAGAGCCGACATGCAGATGAGTACACCGACGCAAAGAGAGAAACTCACTCCAACTGGATGAG GTATGTGAACTGCGCTTGTGACGGTGAGGAGCAGAACCTGGTAGTGTTTCAGTACAGAGGGGGGATTGTGTATCGCTGCTGTAAGCCCATTGCCCCTGGAGAGGAGCTGCTTGTCTGGTATGCAGAGGACTACGCCAGAGACCTGGGCATCAGCTTCCACTGCCTGTGGGACATCAAGAGTAGCGCCAAAG ggGTAACAGCGTCTCAGGTGTTCTCATGCACACTGTGTCCAATTTCCTACACGGCTCAAATCTACCTCCACAATCACATCAAGAGGATCCACACGGTTGAGTACATCAGACTGCTGAGGTCTGGAGCGATCAGACCAGAGACTCTGACACCTTTCAGAAGCAGTGGTGGCAGCaaccgacacacacaaaaaaaagtaactGTGAAGTCCAGGTCAACATCCAGCAAagtcacacacccctcttcaAAACCAGGAGGAGCGGATGGAGAGATCAGACCAGAGACTCTGGCACCTGCATCCTCATTGTCCTCTGAACTTTGTCCAGTGGTTGTGCTAAAAcaactctgtacacacacaaaatcacacactcacacagacactcacacactctcacacaaacgcacacaacacacacgcacagtcacacacccctcttcaAAACAGGAAGGAGCAGATGGAGAGATCAGACCAGAAACTATGGCACCTGCATCCTCATGGTCCTCCAAATTGTGTCCAGTGGTTGTGCTAAAACGactctgtacacacacgcactcacacactcacacacatcacacacgtacacttacACACCCCTCTTCAAAACAGGAAGAAGTTGATGACAACAGAAGTCACCACTACATTCACACAGAAGAGAAGCCATACCagtgcactcagtgtggcaagagtttcAAGCGAAAGGATCGTCTCAAACAACACCAGCGGATTCATACAGGACAGGGGCCATACACCTGCACTCAGTGTGACAAGAGTTTCTCTTCAGGGGGTGCTCTCAAACTACACCGGAggattcacacaggagagatgcCATAcacctgcactcagtgtggTAAGAGTTTCATGCGAAATGATCGACTCAAACAACACCAGTGTATTCATACAGGAAAGAGgccatacacatgcactcagtgtggcaagggTTTTACTTCAGGGAGTTATTTCAAACTACACCAGCGCttacacacaggagagaggccgtatcACTGCACTGAGTGTGGCAAGACTTTCAGTGAAAGTGGTAGTCTCAAAACACATAGCCGCATTCACACTGGGGAGAAGCCGTATCGGTGCACTGAATGTGGCCAGAGTTTCACTATAAGTAGTAGTCTCACAGTACACCAGAggattcacacaggagagaggccataCATctgtactcagtgtggcaagactTTCATCCGAGAGGAACATTTCAAACTACACCAGCGGGTTCATACAGGAGAGAGGCCATAcacctgcactcagtgtggcaaagGTTTCTCCCAAGTAACCCATCTCAGACTACACCGgcgcattcacacaggagagaagccgtacacctgcactcagtgtggcaagagttttATTACAGGGAGTAGACTCAAAATACACCAGCGTCTTCATACAGGAGAAaagccgtaccactgcactcaatGTGGCAAGAGTTTCAGTCGACAAAATAAACTCCAACTACACAAGCGTATTCATACAGGGGAGAGGccataccactgcactcagtgtggcaagactTTCACTGCAGGGGAAGATCTCAAAAAACATTGGCGCGTTCACACTGGGGAGAAGCCGTTTCACTGCACTGAGTGTGGCAAGAGTTTCAGTGAAAGGGGTGCTCTCAAACTACACCGGAGgcttcacacaggagagaagccatacacctgtactcagtgtggcaagactTTCGTCCAAAAAGGAAATCTCAGACTACACCAGCGCatccacacaggagagaagccataCACCTAG
- the LOC105904982 gene encoding histone-lysine N-methyltransferase PRDM9-like isoform X4: MNLGLPFSSGSNELSQVPLRLTVIKEEEYGHMITWQDDEGRLISDLHCKTETDFTESLSTSNSELLQTTVEVKKEEDEQEHQDGDSPQETSRAFRSPSGTPAESRVDSLRRSQRQAPVLPSQVPRADSDQGGKRGRVETAERPGVSKREWLKQQKDQLNIHKRGGSLRKRPRVSYAEEEEPKDEDRFYCEDCESFYLDECGVHGPPNFISDTPAPVGVPDRARLTLPPGLVVRESNIPNAGLGVFNQGQTVPRGAHFGPYEGEVTDRDEAIESGYSWMIYKSRHADEYTDAKRETHSNWMRYVNCASDGEEQNLMAFQYRGGIVYRCCKPIAPGEELLVWYAEDYARDLGISFHCLWDIKSSAKGVTASQVFSCRLCPFSYTAQIYLHNHIKRIHTVEYIRLLRSGAIRPETLTPSRSSGGSNQHTQKKSRATPSKVTHPSSKPGGADGEIRPETLAPASSLSSELCPVVVLKRLCTHTKSHIHTDTHTLSHKHTQHTHTVTHPSSKQEEVDGEIRPETLAPASSWSSKMCPVVVLKRLGTHTHSHTHTHHTRTLTHPSSKQEEVDDNRSHHYIHTEEKPYQCTQCGKSFKEKNRLKQHQRIHTEGPYTCTQCGKIFSSLSALKLHRRIHTGEMPYTCTQCGKSFMRNDRLKQHQCIHTGKKPYTCTQCGKGFISQGGLKVHQRLHTGERPYQCTECGKTFSESGSLKSHSRIHTGEKPYHCTVCGQGFTIRGSLKVHQRIHTGERPYICTQCGKTFNREEHFKIHQRVHTGQKPYTCTQCGKSFSQVTHLNLHRRIHTGEKPYTCTQCGKSFITGSSLKIHQRLHTGERPYHCTQCDKSFSRRNKLQLHERVHTGEKPYSCTQCGKSFSDSGSLKKHWRVHTGEKPFHCTECGKSFSGRGSLKLHRRVHTGEKPYTCTQCGKTFVQKGNMKLHQRIHTGEKPYTCTQCGKSFIRKEHLKLHQRIHTGERRQPRGKPQTTPSHSHRREDVALH, encoded by the exons ATGAATCTTGGGCTGCCGTTCAGCTCTGGCTCTAACGAATTATCCCAGGTACCCCTGAGACTGACAGTGATAAAAGAAGAGGAATATGGACATATGATTACATGGCAAGATGACGAGGGAAGGCTCATTTCAGATCTTCACTGTAAAACTGAAACAGACTTCACAGAGTCACTTAGCACCAGTAACAGTGAATTACTGCAGACTACAGTTgaagtgaagaaagaagaggatgAGCAAGAACACCAAGACGGTGATTCTCCTCAGGAAA cctctcgtGCCTTTAGATCTCCCTCAGGAACCCCAGCTGAGTCCAGAGTCGATTCTTTGAGGCGCAGCCAGCGTCAAGCTCCTGTCCTGCCGTCTCAG gTTCCCAGAGCGGACTCAGACCAGGGTGGAAAGAGAGGCCGTGTGGAAACAGcagagagaccag gtgtgtcaaagagagagtggttgaaaCAGCAGAAAGACCAGTTGAACATCCACAAGCGTGGAGGCAGCCTGCGTAAAAGACCTAGAGTGAGCTacgcagaggaagaggagcccaaAGATGAAGATCGCTTCT ACTGTGAGGACTGTGAGTCTTTCTATCTTGATGAGTGTGGGGTCCATGGTCCCCCTAACTTCATCTCCGACACCCCAGCTCCTGTAGGGGTCCCAGACCGGGCCAGACTCACCCTGCCTCCCGGACTGGTGGTCAGAGAGTCCAACATCCCAAACGCAGGTCTGGGGGTGTTCAACCAGGGCCAGACGGTGCCCAGAGGGGCACACTTTGGCCCCTATGAGGGAGAGGTGACGGACAGGGACGAGGCCATAGAGAGCGGATACTCCTGGATG ATATACAAGAGCCGACATGCAGATGAGTACACCGACGCAAAGAGAGAAACTCACTCCAACTGGATGAG GTATGTGAACTGCGCTAGTGACGGTGAGGAGCAGAACCTGATGGCATTTCAGTACAGAGGGGGGATTGTGTATCGCTGCTGTAAGCCCATCGCCCCTGGAGAGGAGCTGCTTGTCTGGTATGCAGAGGACTACGCCAGAGACCTGGGCATCAGCTTCCACTGCCTGTGGGACATCAAGAGTAGCGCCAAAG ggGTAACAGCGTCTCAGGTGTTCTCATGCAGACTGTGTCCATTTTCCTACACGGCTCAAATCTACCTCCACAATCACATCAAGAGAATCCACACGGTTGAGTACATCAGACTGCTGAGGTCTGGAGCGATCAGACCAGAGACTCTGACACCTTCCAGAAGCAGTGGTGGcagcaaccaacacacacaaaaaaagtccAGGGCAACACCCAGCAAagtcacacacccctcttcaAAACCAGGAGGAGCGGATGGAGAGATCAGACCAGAGACTCTGGCACCTGCATCCTCATTGTCCTCTGAACTTTGTCCAGTGGTTGTGCTAAAACGACTCTGTactcacacaaaatcacacattcacacagacactcacacactctcacacaaacacacacaacacacacacacagttacacacccCTCTTCAAAACAGGAAGAAGTTGATGGAGAGATCAGACCAGAGACTCTGGCACCTGCATCCTCATGGTCCTCCAAAATGTGTCCAGTGGTTGTGCTAAAACGActaggtacacacacgcactcacacactcacacacatcacacacgtacacttacACACCCCTCTTCAAAACAGGAAGAAGTTGATGACAACAGAAGTCACCACTACATTCACACAGAAGAGAAGCCATACCagtgcactcagtgtggcaagagtttcAAGGAAAAGAATCGTCTCAAACAACACCAGCGGATTCATACAGAGGGGCCATAcacctgcactcagtgtggcaagattTTCTCTTCATTGAGTGCTCTCAAACTACACCGGAggattcacacaggagagatgcCATAcacctgcactcagtgtggTAAGAGTTTCATGCGAAATGATCGACTCAAACAACACCAGTGTATTCATACAGGAAAGAAgccatacacatgcactcagtgtggcaagggTTTCATTTCACAGGGTGGTCTCAAAGTTCACCAGCGGttacacacaggagagaggccgtatcAATGCACTGAGTGTGGCAAGACTTTCAGTGAAAGTGGTAGTCTCAAATCACATAGCCGCATTCACACTGGGGAGAAGCCGTATCACTGCACTGTATGTGGCCAAGGTTTCACTATAAGGGGTAGTCTCAAAGTACACCAGAggattcacacaggagagaggccataCATctgtactcagtgtggcaagactTTCAACCGAGAGGAACATTTCAAAATACACCAGCGGGTTCATACAGGACAGAAGCCATAcacctgcactcagtgtggcaaaaGTTTCTCCCAAGTAACCCATCTCAATCTACACCGGCgaattcacacaggagagaagccgtacacctgcactcagtgtggcaagagttttATTACAGGGAGTAGTCTCAAAATACACCAGCGTCTTCATACAGGAGaaaggccgtaccactgcactcaatGTGACAAGAGTTTCAGTCGACGAAATAAACTCCAACTACACGAACGTGTACATACAGGAGAGAAGCCATACAGctgtactcagtgtggcaagagtttcAGTGACAGTGGTAGTCTCAAAAAACATTGGCGCGTTCACACTGGGGAGAAGCCGTTTCACTGCACTGAGTGTGGCAAGAGTTTCAGTGGAAGGGGTAGTCTCAAACTTCACCGGAGggttcacacaggagagaagccatacacctgtactcagtgtggcaagactTTCGTCCAAAAAGGAAATATGAAACTACACCAGCGCatccacacaggagagaagccataCACTTGCACTCAGTGTGGTAAAAGTTTCATCCGGAAGGAACATCTCAAACTACACCAGCGGATTCATACGGGGGAAAGGCGTCAACCTAGAGGGAAACCTCAAACGACACCGtcgcattcacacaggagagaggatgTAGCGCTGCATTAA
- the LOC105904982 gene encoding zinc finger protein 883-like isoform X5, translating to MGVPDYIYKSRHADEYTDAKRETHSNWMRYVNCASDGEEQNLMAFQYRGGIVYRCCKPIAPGEELLVWYAEDYARDLGISFHCLWDIKSSAKGVTASQVFSCRLCPFSYTAQIYLHNHIKRIHTVEYIRLLRSGAIRPETLTPSRSSGGSNQHTQKKSRATPSKVTHPSSKPGGADGEIRPETLAPASSLSSELCPVVVLKRLCTHTKSHIHTDTHTLSHKHTQHTHTVTHPSSKQEEVDGEIRPETLAPASSWSSKMCPVVVLKRLGTHTHSHTHTHHTRTLTHPSSKQEEVDDNRSHHYIHTEEKPYQCTQCGKSFKEKNRLKQHQRIHTEGPYTCTQCGKIFSSLSALKLHRRIHTGEMPYTCTQCGKSFMRNDRLKQHQCIHTGKKPYTCTQCGKGFISQGGLKVHQRLHTGERPYQCTECGKTFSESGSLKSHSRIHTGEKPYHCTVCGQGFTIRGSLKVHQRIHTGERPYICTQCGKTFNREEHFKIHQRVHTGQKPYTCTQCGKSFSQVTHLNLHRRIHTGEKPYTCTQCGKSFITGSSLKIHQRLHTGERPYHCTQCDKSFSRRNKLQLHERVHTGEKPYSCTQCGKSFSDSGSLKKHWRVHTGEKPFHCTECGKSFSGRGSLKLHRRVHTGEKPYTCTQCGKTFVQKGNMKLHQRIHTGEKPYTCTQCGKSFIRKEHLKLHQRIHTGERRQPRGKPQTTPSHSHRREDVALH from the exons atgggagtaccagactat ATATACAAGAGCCGACATGCAGATGAGTACACCGACGCAAAGAGAGAAACTCACTCCAACTGGATGAG GTATGTGAACTGCGCTAGTGACGGTGAGGAGCAGAACCTGATGGCATTTCAGTACAGAGGGGGGATTGTGTATCGCTGCTGTAAGCCCATCGCCCCTGGAGAGGAGCTGCTTGTCTGGTATGCAGAGGACTACGCCAGAGACCTGGGCATCAGCTTCCACTGCCTGTGGGACATCAAGAGTAGCGCCAAAG ggGTAACAGCGTCTCAGGTGTTCTCATGCAGACTGTGTCCATTTTCCTACACGGCTCAAATCTACCTCCACAATCACATCAAGAGAATCCACACGGTTGAGTACATCAGACTGCTGAGGTCTGGAGCGATCAGACCAGAGACTCTGACACCTTCCAGAAGCAGTGGTGGcagcaaccaacacacacaaaaaaagtccAGGGCAACACCCAGCAAagtcacacacccctcttcaAAACCAGGAGGAGCGGATGGAGAGATCAGACCAGAGACTCTGGCACCTGCATCCTCATTGTCCTCTGAACTTTGTCCAGTGGTTGTGCTAAAACGACTCTGTactcacacaaaatcacacattcacacagacactcacacactctcacacaaacacacacaacacacacacacagttacacacccCTCTTCAAAACAGGAAGAAGTTGATGGAGAGATCAGACCAGAGACTCTGGCACCTGCATCCTCATGGTCCTCCAAAATGTGTCCAGTGGTTGTGCTAAAACGActaggtacacacacgcactcacacactcacacacatcacacacgtacacttacACACCCCTCTTCAAAACAGGAAGAAGTTGATGACAACAGAAGTCACCACTACATTCACACAGAAGAGAAGCCATACCagtgcactcagtgtggcaagagtttcAAGGAAAAGAATCGTCTCAAACAACACCAGCGGATTCATACAGAGGGGCCATAcacctgcactcagtgtggcaagattTTCTCTTCATTGAGTGCTCTCAAACTACACCGGAggattcacacaggagagatgcCATAcacctgcactcagtgtggTAAGAGTTTCATGCGAAATGATCGACTCAAACAACACCAGTGTATTCATACAGGAAAGAAgccatacacatgcactcagtgtggcaagggTTTCATTTCACAGGGTGGTCTCAAAGTTCACCAGCGGttacacacaggagagaggccgtatcAATGCACTGAGTGTGGCAAGACTTTCAGTGAAAGTGGTAGTCTCAAATCACATAGCCGCATTCACACTGGGGAGAAGCCGTATCACTGCACTGTATGTGGCCAAGGTTTCACTATAAGGGGTAGTCTCAAAGTACACCAGAggattcacacaggagagaggccataCATctgtactcagtgtggcaagactTTCAACCGAGAGGAACATTTCAAAATACACCAGCGGGTTCATACAGGACAGAAGCCATAcacctgcactcagtgtggcaaaaGTTTCTCCCAAGTAACCCATCTCAATCTACACCGGCgaattcacacaggagagaagccgtacacctgcactcagtgtggcaagagttttATTACAGGGAGTAGTCTCAAAATACACCAGCGTCTTCATACAGGAGaaaggccgtaccactgcactcaatGTGACAAGAGTTTCAGTCGACGAAATAAACTCCAACTACACGAACGTGTACATACAGGAGAGAAGCCATACAGctgtactcagtgtggcaagagtttcAGTGACAGTGGTAGTCTCAAAAAACATTGGCGCGTTCACACTGGGGAGAAGCCGTTTCACTGCACTGAGTGTGGCAAGAGTTTCAGTGGAAGGGGTAGTCTCAAACTTCACCGGAGggttcacacaggagagaagccatacacctgtactcagtgtggcaagactTTCGTCCAAAAAGGAAATATGAAACTACACCAGCGCatccacacaggagagaagccataCACTTGCACTCAGTGTGGTAAAAGTTTCATCCGGAAGGAACATCTCAAACTACACCAGCGGATTCATACGGGGGAAAGGCGTCAACCTAGAGGGAAACCTCAAACGACACCGtcgcattcacacaggagagaggatgTAGCGCTGCATTAA